In Kytococcus sedentarius DSM 20547, the sequence GCCGCCACCAGATGGCCGTCTCCTCCGCATCGGTCAGGGCGGTCCACAGCCGCTGGGCGGGGGCGTCCACGTACACCGTGTAACCACAGGACCAGGTGCTCACGATCAGCCCTCCCGCACGCCGCCGGCGTTCAGCACGCCGGTCTCCACACCCTCGGGGTCGGTCAGCGGCATCCACCGCAGGTCGTCGAAGCCGGCGACGTCACCGGACGAGGCCGGGTCGAGCCCCATCTCGGTCAGGCGTCGACCCTCGCCCGCGAGATCGCGGGCCCCGAAGGCGAAGCTGGTCTCCCCAGCGCGGTCCGGGTCGTGGATGACCTGGAAGAACACCTCTTGGCCCAGGTGCCACTCGCGGCAGCTCAGCATCGGCTCGGCGTCCCACGTGCGCCCGAGGAACCGGGCGTACCACTGGGCCATCTCGTCGTGGTCGGCCACGTAGCGCGTGACGAAGACCGTGGTCACCTCCATCGGCTGCGTCACTGGCCGGCCTCCATCTGGGTCTGCATCTCCTCGGATCCCTCGAACAGCCCGAACGCCGCACCCGCCGGGGTGGTCAGGTGCGCCGAGCGGCCGAAGCCGAGGTCCATCACCTCACCCACCTGCCCGGCACCGAGTTCCCGCGCCCTCGCCAGCACCGGGTCCAGCTGCGGCACCAGCGTGTACTGCACCCACAGCGCCTCCTCGCCGGCCTCCAGCGGGCCGATGCCGAAGATCCCGTCCTGACCCAGCTGCGCCACCGAGTAGGGCGCCATCTGGTGGTCGAAGCTGAACCCGAACAGCTCGCCGTAGAACGCCTCGGCGGCCGCCACGTCCGGGGTCAGCAGGTCCTGCCAGCAGGGGAAGCCCAGCTCGTCCACGGCGCCGTAGCCCAGCATCCCGTGGCTCTCGTAGAAGGCCACCAGAGCCCCGGCGGGGTCCACGATCGCCGAGAAACGTCCATGGTCCGGCACCGTGGTGGGCGCAATCTCCTCGGTCGCCCCCAGCTCCAGGGCCTTCGCGTGCGTGACGTCGGCATCGTCGGTGGCCAAGAAGACCGCGGCCACGTCGACCCCGCACGGCAGTGCCGGGCCGATGCCGAATACATGGCGCCCGTCGATCTGGGCCGTGGTGTATCCGCCCATCTCCGGGCCACCAGCGGGGATGTCCATGGCGATCAGTCCGGGCTCGACCTCCCGGGAGAAGAGCTGCCGGAAGAACTCGGCCGTCCCCTCCGGGTCGGTGGTCCAGAAGTCCCGCCAGATGGGCGTTCCGGGTCGCTGGGTGCTGGTCCGTGCGGTCATCAGTTCTCTCCCTGCTCGTCGGTCGTCTGAAAGATCCCGAAGGCCGCTCCGCCGGGCGTCCGCAGGTCGATCCACGCACCGAAGGGCGCGCTGTCACGGTGCGTCTCGGTGGCGCCCAGCGCGACGGCCGTGGAGAGCGTCGCGTCGAGGTCCTCCACCATCACGTACTGCATCCAGTGCGAGGAGGACGCCTCTGGCCCGATGCCGAAGAGCGCGTCCTCGCCGAACCCACCGATCGGGTACCCGGGCATGTCGTCCCCGAACTCGATGCCGAACAGCTCGCCGTAGAAGCGGCGTGCTGCATCCGCATCGGTGGAGTAGAGCGTCTGCCAGCAGGGGAAGCCGACCTCGTCCACCGCGGCGTAGCCGGTCTGCTCACCCGCCTGCCAGAACGAGACGAGCGCCCCGGTGGGGTCGACCACGGTGGAGAAGCGCCCGGTGGGGCCGGCGTCCATCGGCGCGATCGCCTCTGTGGCGCCCAGCTCGAGCGCCCGCGCGTGGGTCGCGTCCACGTCGTCGCTCGCCAGGAAGAGCGCAGCGATGTCGGTGGGCGCCTCCTCGGCGGTGGCCGGCCCGATGCCGCACACCGCGCCCTGCGGCAGCTCGGCGACGGAGTACCCGGGCTCGGGACCGTTCTCACGGATGGTGCAGCCGAGCACCTCGGTGAGGAAACGCGCCGTGCCCTCCGGGTCGGTGGTCCAGAAGTCGCGCCACACGGGTGTCCCGGGGTGTTGGGTGGTGGTGCGTGCGGTCATGGTGCAGGTCCCTTCAGAGGAATGTGAACGGTGTCCACATGTAGGATGTGTTCACCGTACACATCAAGGAGTCCCGTGCCAAGCCCCCCATCCGATCCCGGTGAGAACCCCGCCCCGCGCGGGGGCTACCACCACGGCGACCTGCGCGCCGCCCTCATCGAGCAGGCAGAGGCCGTGGCCCGGGAGAAAGGTCCGGAGGCACTGACGATGCGGGCGCTCACCCGCCAGGTGGGCGTCAGTGCGAACGCGGCCTACCGCCACTTCGCTGACCGCGCCGCCCTGGTGCAGGAGGTCACCTTCCGGGGCCAGGCGGCCATGGCCCGCGCGATGGACGCCGCCCGCGCCGCGCTGCCCGCCCGGGCCGATGGGGCCGCGCACCTCACCGCGGTGGGTCGCAGCTACATCGAGGCCGCACGGGCCGAACCCGGGCTGTTCCGCACGGCCTTCACCGAGCCGGCGGACCTCGAGCTCTCCGCCGACCCCCGGGCCGCTGGCGATTCGGGCCTCACCCCCTTCCTGCACCTGGCCGATGCCCTCGACCGCATGGTCGCCGACGGCTCGCTGGCCGCTGAGCTGCGCGAGGGCGCCGAGGCGCCGTGCTGGTCGGCCGTGCACGGGTTCTCGATGCTGGTCGTCTCCGGCCCGCTGCGCAGCGCACCGGCCGAGGTGGTCGACGCCCTGGCCGCGCGCACTGTGGCCACCGCCGTGCTCGGCATCACCCAGGCGCCGTGAAACCCGATTGACCGGCAGCGCCCCAGCGGCGAGCCTCGCCCCATGACCACCGCAGCGCAGAACCTCACCCCCGACCCGCCGGACACCCGTCCCGACCAGGCCTTCCTGGCCGGCGACCGGGAGAACCTCGAGTGGTGGGTAGAGCTGTACCGACAGACCCTGCCGCTCAAAGTCGGCGGGCTCACCGGCGAGCAGCTCGCCCAGCGCGCGGTCCCCCCATCGTCGCTGTCGTTGGCGGGCATCGTCCGCCACCTCACCGAGGTGGAGCTGTACTGGTGCGGTGAGGTCGTCGCGGGTGCGGAGGTGCCGGACGTCTACTTCACCCCCGCCTCACCGGAGGGGGACTTCCTCGATGCCGAGGCCGCGACCGCCGTACAGGATGTCGCCGCCTTCTCCGATGCGGTGGACCGCGCCCGCGCCTGGTGTGCGGGGGTCACCGACCTCGACGCCCCCGTCGCCGGCACCCGCCACGGGAACCCGGTGAACCTGCGCTGGGTGTACGCGCACCTCATCGAGGAGTACGCCCGGCACCTGGGGCACGCGGACCTGCTGCGCGAGGTCGTCGACGGCCGCACCGGCTACTGAGCGGCGGGCTCCTGCGCCGGCCAGGAGGCATCGGCCTGGTCGGACAACACGGGCGGCGCGGGTCGGGTGTCGAACTCCCGGAAGCTGGGCACCACCAGCGGGGCGAGGGTGGCCACGAGGTAGGCCCCAGCCAGCGCCCACAGGGCCCACCGCCAGCCCAGCCCCGAGGCCAGGAGGCCGCCGAGCAGGCCACCGAGTGGCATGAGCGACCAGCCCAGGGAGGCGCTCAACGCCGAGACGCGCCCCGTGAGCCCGGCCGGGATCCGTTCGAAGATCACCGCTCCCAGGATGGGGTTGAGGAAACCGGACGCCGCGCCGGTGACGGCGAAGACGGTGACCACCACCCACAGGGGTGCGCCGAGGGTCAGGACGGCAAAACGCACCGGTCCGGTGACGAGGAAGCCGATGACGTAGGTCCGGAACCGGGGGAGCCGATGGGCCCAGCGGGCGGCGGCCAGGGAGCTGACGGTGGCGGCGGCCGAGAAGACCGTCAGCAGCAGGCTGATGCCGGCCGCGCCGGCGCCCGTCTCGCGTGCCCAGACCGGGAACAGCACGGCCGACCAGGCCAGGTCCAGTAGGTTGGTGACCGCGACCATCCCACTGATGCCCAGGAGCACGGCATCGTGGCGGATGAAGTCCCACCCGCCCAGCAGGGAGCGCAGGTACGGCTCGCGCGTGTCGCGCTGGGCGCTCGGCCGGGACGCTGCGGCCGTGGTCGCCCCCAGGGCCGCGGCGCCGAGGACGAAGCAGGCCGCCACCACGAACAGGGTGCGGGGCGCGCCGAGCTGGGTGATGAGCAGGCCCGCGGCGGCCGCGCCCGCCATCGCGGAACCGCGGTCG encodes:
- a CDS encoding lactoylglutathione lyase family protein, whose amino-acid sequence is MTARTSTQRPGTPIWRDFWTTDPEGTAEFFRQLFSREVEPGLIAMDIPAGGPEMGGYTTAQIDGRHVFGIGPALPCGVDVAAVFLATDDADVTHAKALELGATEEIAPTTVPDHGRFSAIVDPAGALVAFYESHGMLGYGAVDELGFPCWQDLLTPDVAAAEAFYGELFGFSFDHQMAPYSVAQLGQDGIFGIGPLEAGEEALWVQYTLVPQLDPVLARARELGAGQVGEVMDLGFGRSAHLTTPAGAAFGLFEGSEEMQTQMEAGQ
- a CDS encoding VOC family protein, which produces MTARTTTQHPGTPVWRDFWTTDPEGTARFLTEVLGCTIRENGPEPGYSVAELPQGAVCGIGPATAEEAPTDIAALFLASDDVDATHARALELGATEAIAPMDAGPTGRFSTVVDPTGALVSFWQAGEQTGYAAVDEVGFPCWQTLYSTDADAARRFYGELFGIEFGDDMPGYPIGGFGEDALFGIGPEASSSHWMQYVMVEDLDATLSTAVALGATETHRDSAPFGAWIDLRTPGGAAFGIFQTTDEQGEN
- a CDS encoding TetR/AcrR family transcriptional regulator, whose translation is MPSPPSDPGENPAPRGGYHHGDLRAALIEQAEAVAREKGPEALTMRALTRQVGVSANAAYRHFADRAALVQEVTFRGQAAMARAMDAARAALPARADGAAHLTAVGRSYIEAARAEPGLFRTAFTEPADLELSADPRAAGDSGLTPFLHLADALDRMVADGSLAAELREGAEAPCWSAVHGFSMLVVSGPLRSAPAEVVDALAARTVATAVLGITQAP
- a CDS encoding DinB family protein produces the protein MTTAAQNLTPDPPDTRPDQAFLAGDRENLEWWVELYRQTLPLKVGGLTGEQLAQRAVPPSSLSLAGIVRHLTEVELYWCGEVVAGAEVPDVYFTPASPEGDFLDAEAATAVQDVAAFSDAVDRARAWCAGVTDLDAPVAGTRHGNPVNLRWVYAHLIEEYARHLGHADLLREVVDGRTGY
- a CDS encoding MFS transporter — encoded protein: MSALPLRGLLTAETFTITATRMSMVVIPWFVLVTTGSATQTGLVSAAELLPLVVFKVLGGPLTDRLGPRRVACVCDLGSAAVFGLIPLLHLRGALPFWALLLLVAAGGALRGPADGAKQAMIPGVTELARVPLERVTGYHGAIDRGSAMAGAAAAGLLITQLGAPRTLFVVAACFVLGAAALGATTAAASRPSAQRDTREPYLRSLLGGWDFIRHDAVLLGISGMVAVTNLLDLAWSAVLFPVWARETGAGAAGISLLLTVFSAAATVSSLAAARWAHRLPRFRTYVIGFLVTGPVRFAVLTLGAPLWVVVTVFAVTGAASGFLNPILGAVIFERIPAGLTGRVSALSASLGWSLMPLGGLLGGLLASGLGWRWALWALAGAYLVATLAPLVVPSFREFDTRPAPPVLSDQADASWPAQEPAAQ